In Gracilimonas sp., a single window of DNA contains:
- a CDS encoding ABC transporter permease, translating into MFKNYLKITFRNLKKDKSYTFINLTGLSVGLAVCLIIALFIQFHLGFDRFHEESDRIYRIAKEDGRPGELQRSGNMQGPLASTLAEEIPEVEQAVRLQGVGKTLITVDSESFYDEDIIRTDPSFFKIFDIIQLQKNTENLLSDKNSIVLTKEIAEKYFGREDPLGKTITLNESDNYIVTGIVQNLPAQSHFHFSMLINIPDEMYGINIMDWNRFSAFYTYLLLDQNVNPEQVLEKVPRVLEGKILEETLANTSYFLQPLKDIHLRSDLSFELSSDRIMSINYIYLFATIGFFILLIASLNYINLSTARATTRLKEVGVRKTAGAGRNNLFWQFTGEILILTFIAALLSLGVAELLLNQVNALMNLELSTAALWSPQFLSGFLLVVFLTGFLSGIYPSLMLSSFKPSDVLKGSQKVFSGGSLRKGLIVFQFTVSMVLVIGTLIIDRQMSYIQNKNLGLNPDQVLNIALETNSSQASAQSLIDELNQIPGIVSHTASAGIPAKDHIRLFLFFNEDDEEPTPVYFNQIDRNYIETMGMELASGRNFTLSDFEKERSKALVNRSLIDQQDWTAEEAIGQKIQSYEIIGVLQNYHFQSLENEIEPALITTLNGNPRFISARLNSENISSTMAQIENIWQQISPSAPMQYSFLDDTFNSLYRSEEQLGILFSGFALITIIIACMGLFGLMAFMASKRTKEIGIRKVLGASIANIVALLSTDFVKLVILGFVIAIPIAWYAMNQWLADFAYRIEIGPGIFALAGGVSLVIALLTVSWQSIKAALANPVESLRSE; encoded by the coding sequence ATGTTCAAAAACTACCTCAAAATAACCTTCCGAAATCTTAAAAAAGACAAGAGCTACACTTTCATCAACCTAACCGGATTGAGTGTTGGGCTAGCTGTTTGTCTCATTATTGCGCTCTTTATCCAATTCCATTTGGGTTTTGATCGGTTTCATGAAGAATCAGATCGTATCTACAGAATAGCAAAGGAAGATGGCCGACCCGGCGAGCTACAACGGAGTGGAAATATGCAGGGTCCTTTGGCGAGCACGCTAGCTGAAGAGATCCCTGAAGTTGAACAAGCCGTCAGATTGCAAGGGGTCGGTAAGACTTTGATAACCGTTGATAGTGAGTCTTTTTATGATGAAGATATCATAAGGACTGACCCATCCTTCTTCAAAATCTTTGACATTATCCAACTACAAAAAAACACTGAAAATCTGCTAAGTGACAAAAACAGTATAGTTCTTACCAAAGAAATTGCCGAAAAATATTTTGGGAGAGAAGATCCCCTCGGAAAAACGATCACTTTGAATGAGTCTGACAATTATATTGTAACCGGTATTGTTCAAAACCTTCCGGCTCAGTCACATTTTCATTTTTCTATGCTGATCAATATTCCCGATGAGATGTATGGAATAAACATCATGGACTGGAACCGATTTAGTGCTTTCTATACCTATCTATTGCTCGATCAAAACGTAAATCCTGAACAAGTTCTGGAAAAAGTACCTCGGGTGCTGGAAGGTAAAATTCTGGAAGAAACCCTTGCTAATACCTCTTATTTCTTACAGCCGCTTAAGGATATCCATTTGAGATCTGACCTTAGTTTTGAGTTGAGTTCTGACCGCATCATGAGCATCAATTACATCTACTTATTTGCAACCATTGGATTCTTCATTCTATTGATTGCCAGCCTGAACTACATCAACCTTTCTACAGCACGCGCTACTACAAGGCTTAAAGAAGTAGGCGTACGAAAAACAGCAGGTGCAGGAAGAAATAATTTGTTTTGGCAATTTACCGGAGAAATTTTAATTCTCACATTCATTGCAGCTCTGCTTTCTCTGGGAGTGGCTGAACTACTGCTAAATCAGGTTAATGCCTTAATGAATTTAGAACTCAGTACGGCGGCTTTATGGTCACCTCAGTTTTTGAGCGGTTTCTTGCTCGTCGTTTTTCTGACCGGTTTTCTATCGGGAATTTATCCCTCCCTAATGCTATCCTCTTTCAAACCATCTGATGTTCTGAAAGGCAGCCAAAAGGTATTCAGTGGCGGTAGTCTGCGAAAAGGTCTGATCGTGTTTCAGTTTACGGTAAGCATGGTTCTGGTAATTGGCACACTTATTATAGACCGACAGATGTCCTACATCCAGAATAAAAATCTGGGGTTGAATCCTGATCAGGTTTTAAATATTGCGCTTGAAACCAATAGTTCACAAGCTAGTGCTCAATCCTTGATTGATGAACTAAATCAAATCCCTGGAATTGTATCTCACACAGCATCTGCAGGAATACCTGCCAAAGATCACATTCGCCTGTTTCTGTTTTTTAATGAAGATGATGAAGAACCTACTCCCGTATATTTTAATCAAATTGACCGCAACTACATTGAGACAATGGGAATGGAATTAGCATCCGGGCGGAACTTCACTCTCTCCGATTTTGAAAAGGAAAGATCCAAAGCGCTGGTAAACAGATCTCTTATCGATCAACAAGACTGGACAGCTGAAGAAGCTATTGGTCAAAAAATTCAATCGTATGAAATCATTGGAGTACTTCAGAATTATCACTTTCAATCCCTCGAAAATGAAATTGAACCGGCATTAATTACCACTCTGAATGGAAATCCGAGATTTATCTCAGCCCGACTGAATTCTGAAAATATATCATCCACTATGGCACAGATCGAAAATATTTGGCAACAGATCAGCCCCTCTGCCCCCATGCAGTACAGTTTTCTGGATGACACTTTTAACAGCCTGTATCGATCTGAAGAACAATTGGGGATCCTCTTTTCAGGTTTTGCACTGATCACAATAATTATAGCCTGTATGGGATTATTTGGGTTGATGGCTTTCATGGCATCAAAACGGACTAAAGAAATTGGAATTCGGAAAGTACTGGGCGCCTCCATAGCAAATATCGTAGCCCTGCTCTCCACAGATTTTGTAAAACTGGTGATATTGGGATTTGTAATCGCCATCCCCATCGCCTGGTACGCCATGAACCAATGGCTGGCGGATTTTGCGTATAGAATTGAAATTGGCCCCGGCATCTTTGCCCTGGCAGGTGGCGTATCTTTGGTGATTGCTTTACTTACCGTTAGCTGGCAATCCATCAAAGCAGCTCTGGCTAACCCCGTAGAAAGTTTAAGAAGTGAATAA
- a CDS encoding ABC transporter permease, producing MIKNYIKIALRNLRKNKIDSAISIGGLAVGLACCILLVFYVRFEWSHDNFHENADQVYRITDQTTVPSTGKVQKSLTTPYPLPAALDSAFPEIDRVLHIAEREVKLERDGKFRSQPVTYTDEDFFEVFTFPLLHGSPESALGSPEKVVITEDIAQRVFGQKNVVGETLTFKMNEQNYPLTVSAVAQSIPANSSIKFEVILPFENYFRNYDPEQAKMYRENWHIGFAETWLTLNESSDPKSLEAKFPEFLKTKYGDFAEFLKMEMGLQVFEGAYFNQEYTSYITGNSNPLYSNILGGIALIILAIAGMNFMSLTLSRAYRRSHEMGIRKAAGAQSRQIHFQIFGEILLTCSLAFVFGMMLAEISSPFFQQLTGKTFEVQVINDPILWGVLALMILLVTIITGLYPALKMSRKKASLLFSSQRSAERIPVFVKGLICTQFALAIAFLIATFTMNHQLNYLLNKDLGFSTSNIITVELDIESEKGKQVAELLSSEVRRLPGIQHVSTIGGHYRSGKAGFGMGRMMTSTTLEGFDTAITLEIVDEYYLATMNIELLSGRNFSPERPSDIQNGILVNQTFVETMGWENPVGQIISDKNERWSSTMDGKEVIGVVSDFHFKPLYEQLQPIALQHINSRDYGPPGTILVKTSSGNLSATISSLSELWESIAPEEIFNYNFLDEMVALQYMEEQRWRNIIQFASFMAIALACFGLFGLAALSAQRRTKEIGIRKVMGATLTNIVTLLSKDFVKLVIAGFIIAIPIAWYAINQWLSEFAYRIEVGPGIFIFAGVIALTIALLTVSWQSIKAALANPVESLRSE from the coding sequence ATGATTAAAAACTACATCAAAATAGCTCTTCGAAATCTGAGAAAGAATAAAATCGACTCTGCCATAAGTATTGGGGGATTAGCCGTGGGATTGGCCTGCTGTATCCTGCTGGTTTTTTATGTTCGGTTTGAATGGTCGCACGATAATTTCCATGAGAATGCAGATCAGGTTTATAGGATTACAGATCAAACTACCGTTCCGAGTACAGGTAAAGTACAAAAAAGCCTTACCACCCCTTACCCGTTACCCGCTGCGCTCGATTCTGCATTTCCTGAAATCGATCGCGTATTACACATTGCAGAAAGAGAAGTAAAACTTGAACGGGATGGAAAATTTCGCTCTCAGCCAGTCACCTATACGGACGAAGACTTTTTTGAAGTGTTTACTTTTCCCTTGCTTCACGGAAGTCCTGAATCTGCTTTAGGCAGCCCCGAAAAAGTTGTAATTACCGAGGATATTGCCCAAAGGGTTTTTGGGCAGAAAAATGTTGTTGGAGAAACGCTGACCTTCAAAATGAACGAGCAAAATTATCCCCTTACAGTTTCTGCTGTAGCTCAATCCATTCCAGCTAACTCAAGCATCAAGTTTGAAGTGATTCTTCCCTTTGAAAACTACTTTCGAAATTATGATCCAGAGCAAGCAAAAATGTATCGCGAAAACTGGCATATCGGTTTTGCTGAAACTTGGCTAACCTTAAATGAGTCTTCCGATCCCAAATCTCTGGAGGCTAAATTCCCTGAATTTCTCAAAACCAAATATGGAGATTTCGCAGAGTTCCTTAAAATGGAGATGGGCCTACAAGTATTTGAAGGGGCTTATTTTAACCAAGAATACACCTCTTATATTACCGGAAATAGCAATCCGCTTTATTCAAATATCTTAGGTGGCATTGCATTGATCATTTTAGCCATCGCGGGAATGAACTTCATGAGCCTGACCCTAAGCAGGGCTTACCGACGAAGCCACGAAATGGGCATCAGGAAAGCAGCCGGTGCACAATCCCGGCAAATTCACTTTCAAATCTTTGGTGAGATTCTCCTCACCTGTAGCTTAGCTTTTGTTTTTGGAATGATGCTGGCTGAAATTTCCTCCCCATTTTTCCAACAGTTAACAGGAAAGACTTTTGAAGTTCAGGTTATAAATGATCCCATTCTATGGGGAGTGCTTGCTCTGATGATTCTGCTGGTAACCATTATCACAGGCCTTTATCCCGCTTTAAAGATGTCTCGAAAGAAAGCCTCACTCCTGTTTTCCTCTCAACGATCCGCTGAGCGTATTCCGGTTTTTGTAAAGGGCTTGATCTGTACGCAATTTGCACTCGCCATCGCATTTCTGATCGCCACTTTTACCATGAACCATCAACTCAACTACTTGCTCAACAAAGATCTTGGATTTTCTACATCAAATATAATTACCGTTGAATTAGATATAGAAAGTGAAAAAGGGAAACAAGTTGCGGAACTCTTGAGTAGTGAAGTTCGTCGCTTGCCCGGTATACAACACGTATCGACTATTGGAGGGCATTATCGCTCTGGTAAAGCAGGATTTGGAATGGGAAGGATGATGACATCAACAACACTAGAGGGTTTTGATACTGCCATTACTTTAGAGATTGTGGATGAGTATTACCTTGCAACAATGAATATCGAACTTTTGTCGGGCCGTAATTTTTCTCCCGAACGACCTTCTGATATCCAAAATGGAATTCTTGTAAACCAAACCTTTGTGGAAACAATGGGATGGGAAAACCCGGTGGGCCAAATTATTAGTGACAAAAATGAACGCTGGAGCTCCACAATGGATGGCAAAGAAGTCATTGGAGTGGTCAGTGATTTTCATTTCAAGCCCCTTTACGAACAATTACAGCCCATTGCACTTCAACACATTAACAGTCGCGATTATGGCCCTCCAGGGACTATTTTGGTAAAAACTTCTTCCGGTAATTTAAGTGCAACTATTTCTAGTCTCTCAGAACTCTGGGAAAGCATAGCCCCTGAAGAAATTTTCAACTATAATTTCCTCGATGAAATGGTAGCCCTCCAATACATGGAAGAACAGCGCTGGCGAAATATTATCCAGTTTGCCTCTTTTATGGCTATTGCACTCGCCTGTTTTGGGCTATTTGGTCTTGCTGCCTTGTCCGCCCAACGGAGAACCAAAGAGATCGGCATCCGAAAAGTGATGGGGGCAACATTAACGAATATTGTTACATTACTCTCAAAGGATTTTGTGAAGCTTGTGATTGCAGGCTTTATCATCGCTATACCTATTGCATGGTACGCAATCAATCAATGGCTTAGCGAGTTTGCATACAGAATTGAAGTCGGCCCGGGCATTTTTATATTTGCCGGTGTCATCGCATTGACCATTGCCTTGCTGACGGTAAGCTGGCAATCCATCAAAGCCGCATTGGCGAACCCCGTAGAAAGTTTAAGAAGTGAATAA
- a CDS encoding ABC transporter permease codes for MLKNYVKIALRNIRKNPGYSFINILGLAVGIAACVLIFRYISFELSYDKYHSKADRLYRVTLQTPQQQIALTPSIVSPVLQREFPEVESAVRIYAYGNYRPVVVQYEDRVFEESSFAAADSSLFDLFDFELLAGNARSALKRPGTIVVSNSMARKYFGDTNPIGKTLTITTTGTVEYEVTGVMKDIPNNSHFRFDIIASLETYRSWGQLSDTELQGSQFYTYIALQDGVDPTAVESKINTFVQQSLAESRPFELPLQPVTNIHLHSNIDHEIQPQGDFRYVLAAGITALLILIIACINYMNLATARSVRRSREVGIRKVMGSGRKELMGQFFGESAFLTFISLLVSLFLVELFAPGFFRLTGQTLPINFTDPLLLLLLAGIGILVTLLAGSYPALVLSSFQPSAVLMGGRTTTAGNTSLRKALVVFQFGISVFLIIGTLVVHNQVDYIQTKELGFNKENVVALTSYGEVENRFEAFRSELSQIPGIGQITMASHSPVEIGSGYKIDVDGINEDPDFVINGLRARPEFTDMFNIEIIAGDPISENNFSATNREENPEYAFLVNEKTAQVFGVEPEELIGRRTEVHDRIGTIVGVVDNFHFSSLHNEIEPLMIFPQDGFNKLLVKLTSSDIENALHSLEASWESFFPTIPFEYQFVDQQFDALYRSETQIGYIFTGFSLLAIFVACLGLFGLSSYMVEQRTREIGVRKVLGASLFNILGLFSMDFLKLVITGFLLAVPVAWFVMSDWLQNFAYRIDISYNIMLIAGGLTLLITVMTVSYQAVKAALLNPVESLRSE; via the coding sequence ATGCTAAAGAATTATGTAAAGATCGCCTTACGAAATATCCGTAAGAATCCCGGGTATTCGTTTATCAATATCCTTGGACTGGCTGTGGGGATCGCCGCCTGTGTATTGATTTTCCGATACATCTCGTTTGAACTTTCTTATGATAAATATCACAGTAAAGCAGATAGGTTATACCGGGTTACCCTGCAAACTCCTCAACAACAGATTGCATTAACTCCTTCCATTGTATCCCCTGTTTTACAGAGGGAATTCCCGGAAGTAGAGTCAGCTGTTCGCATATATGCATATGGTAACTACAGGCCTGTTGTTGTTCAGTACGAAGACCGGGTATTTGAAGAAAGCAGCTTTGCGGCAGCCGATTCAAGCCTTTTCGATTTATTCGACTTCGAATTATTGGCCGGAAATGCCCGCTCGGCTCTAAAACGACCCGGCACTATCGTAGTGAGTAATAGTATGGCTCGAAAATATTTTGGAGATACCAATCCCATTGGCAAAACCCTGACCATCACTACAACCGGCACCGTTGAATATGAAGTAACCGGTGTGATGAAAGACATTCCGAATAATAGTCACTTCCGTTTTGACATCATTGCATCACTTGAAACCTATCGAAGCTGGGGTCAATTATCCGATACAGAATTACAAGGGTCTCAATTTTACACTTATATCGCACTTCAGGACGGTGTCGATCCAACGGCTGTTGAGAGTAAAATTAACACTTTTGTACAACAGAGCCTTGCTGAGTCCCGTCCTTTTGAGCTTCCCCTGCAGCCGGTAACCAATATTCACCTTCACTCAAATATTGATCATGAAATACAACCACAAGGCGATTTCCGTTATGTGCTTGCCGCCGGTATCACCGCTCTGTTAATATTGATTATTGCCTGTATCAACTATATGAATCTTGCTACGGCACGCTCTGTTCGTCGGTCAAGGGAAGTCGGTATCCGAAAAGTTATGGGATCGGGCCGGAAAGAATTGATGGGGCAGTTTTTTGGCGAATCTGCTTTCCTGACTTTCATCTCTCTGTTAGTATCTCTCTTTTTAGTAGAATTATTTGCTCCCGGATTCTTCCGGTTAACCGGACAAACGTTGCCCATTAATTTCACCGATCCTCTCCTTCTATTATTATTGGCGGGTATTGGCATTTTGGTGACATTATTAGCCGGAAGTTACCCCGCATTGGTGCTTTCATCGTTTCAGCCTTCAGCGGTATTAATGGGTGGCAGAACCACTACTGCAGGTAATACATCTCTCAGAAAAGCACTGGTAGTGTTTCAATTTGGGATTTCCGTATTTCTGATCATCGGCACCCTGGTTGTTCACAATCAAGTAGACTATATCCAAACGAAAGAGCTCGGCTTCAATAAAGAGAATGTGGTTGCTCTTACATCTTATGGCGAAGTTGAAAACAGATTTGAAGCTTTCCGATCAGAATTAAGTCAGATTCCGGGCATTGGACAAATAACCATGGCTTCACACTCTCCGGTAGAAATTGGCTCCGGATACAAAATTGATGTCGATGGAATTAACGAAGACCCTGATTTTGTCATCAACGGACTTCGGGCCCGACCAGAATTCACGGATATGTTTAACATAGAAATCATCGCCGGTGATCCTATATCTGAAAATAACTTCTCAGCAACCAACCGGGAAGAAAATCCGGAATACGCTTTCCTTGTTAACGAAAAAACAGCGCAGGTCTTTGGGGTGGAACCCGAAGAACTGATCGGAAGAAGAACCGAAGTGCACGACCGCATTGGTACTATTGTAGGAGTCGTAGATAACTTTCACTTTTCAAGCCTCCACAATGAAATTGAACCTCTCATGATCTTCCCTCAGGATGGATTCAATAAATTATTGGTAAAACTAACTTCCTCTGATATTGAAAATGCCCTGCACTCACTCGAGGCTTCATGGGAGAGCTTTTTCCCAACCATTCCGTTCGAATACCAATTTGTGGACCAGCAGTTTGATGCCCTGTACCGCTCTGAAACCCAGATTGGATATATATTTACCGGCTTTTCGCTGCTGGCTATTTTTGTAGCCTGCCTGGGACTTTTTGGATTATCTTCCTACATGGTAGAACAGCGCACACGGGAAATTGGTGTTCGCAAAGTGCTCGGTGCTTCCTTATTCAATATTCTTGGACTATTTTCAATGGATTTCCTGAAATTGGTCATTACCGGATTTTTGCTGGCCGTGCCGGTAGCTTGGTTTGTAATGAGTGACTGGCTTCAAAACTTTGCATACCGTATCGACATCAGTTACAATATTATGTTAATTGCCGGAGGTCTCACTTTATTGATCACCGTTATGACCGTTAGTTACCAAGCCGTGAAAGCAGCTTTACTAAACCCCGTAGAAAGTTTAAGAAGTGAATAG
- a CDS encoding ABC transporter permease: MLKNYLKIAFRHLTKNKSYTIINTLGLGVGLAACIIIGLWVNYELSYDDYHKNSERIYRVLNGDVAAIPPTLAPVFKSDYPDLAKEVVRFWPIKSPSDIVYEDKRFAERNITFTDPGIFNIFTHPMIMGDKETALSSSHRIVISESMSEKYFGEETPLGKTINMWGQDLEVTGVFEDVPHNSHHRYDFLVPIELLHTFMGNMMENWTWAGFYTYMLLPENIQPSQVETAIASTFDKYTEEEFHASQLQPLNDIYFQPAEKDIAVTGNFNYVFILASIAIVVLVVACVNFMNLSTAYSTIRKKEVGMRKTLGAQRNQLIGQFLGEAILLSLMGLSLALILVEISLPFFSNFTGNPLAIPFENGWGAILGFIGLALFVGTLSGSYPAFFLSRFRPIHALKDNSRSSSSGGGLRKGLVVFQFVISTFLIVAALTVYSQLNFMQEKDLGFSDDQVIITGAENYQAFKGELEKTPGVQKVSAAQSVPGQRFPYYPIRTSDMAPDSLPTMRTLRVNPGFIETLGMEMAMGRSFDEQIPTDATQAFVINQAAVNYLGWDAPIGKELFWYDFSEDGSSFEAAKQGEVIGVVDDFNYASLHNPVEPLIMHVSRDINMTVIKLHTENTGETIAAIKETWNSVSPGSYFWHYFLDDELDSQYGAEQKLGQVFGGLTLLALFIACLGLFGLTAFSTQQRTKEIGIRKVMGAGIQQIILLLNTEVVKMVTLSLIIAIPIAWYAMNQWLADFAYRIEIGPGIFALAGGVALVIALFTVSWQSVKAAVANPVDSLRSE, translated from the coding sequence ATGCTAAAAAACTACCTCAAAATTGCATTCCGTCATTTGACGAAAAATAAATCCTACACGATCATCAATACACTTGGTTTGGGAGTTGGACTTGCTGCCTGTATTATTATTGGCCTGTGGGTGAATTATGAACTGAGCTATGACGACTATCATAAAAATTCCGAACGGATCTACAGGGTATTGAACGGTGATGTCGCTGCAATTCCTCCTACCCTTGCTCCTGTTTTCAAAAGTGACTACCCAGATCTGGCCAAAGAAGTTGTAAGGTTCTGGCCCATCAAATCGCCTTCTGATATCGTATATGAAGACAAACGTTTTGCCGAACGGAATATCACATTCACTGATCCCGGAATTTTCAACATCTTCACACACCCGATGATCATGGGGGATAAAGAAACAGCTCTTTCTTCCTCCCATCGAATTGTGATCAGTGAATCGATGTCAGAAAAATACTTTGGGGAGGAAACGCCGCTTGGCAAAACCATCAACATGTGGGGTCAGGATCTGGAAGTGACCGGTGTTTTTGAGGATGTCCCTCACAACTCTCACCATCGATATGATTTTCTTGTTCCTATTGAGTTGCTGCATACCTTCATGGGTAATATGATGGAAAACTGGACATGGGCCGGTTTCTATACCTATATGCTTTTGCCTGAAAACATCCAACCCTCACAGGTTGAAACAGCTATCGCCTCAACATTCGATAAATATACCGAAGAAGAATTCCATGCCTCTCAGCTTCAGCCATTGAACGATATCTATTTTCAACCGGCTGAGAAGGATATCGCCGTAACCGGGAATTTCAATTATGTTTTCATTTTGGCAAGCATTGCGATCGTTGTTCTTGTTGTGGCCTGCGTGAATTTCATGAACTTGTCTACGGCCTATTCAACAATCAGGAAAAAAGAAGTTGGGATGCGAAAAACGTTAGGGGCTCAACGCAATCAACTTATCGGGCAGTTTTTGGGTGAGGCTATTCTGCTCAGTTTAATGGGATTGTCTCTAGCACTCATTTTGGTAGAAATCAGCCTCCCCTTCTTTAGCAATTTCACCGGAAACCCATTAGCTATCCCTTTTGAAAATGGTTGGGGTGCTATTTTAGGTTTTATTGGTCTGGCACTTTTTGTAGGTACTTTATCCGGAAGCTATCCGGCTTTTTTCTTATCGCGATTTCGGCCAATTCATGCATTAAAAGATAATTCAAGATCATCTTCATCAGGTGGAGGGCTGCGAAAAGGTCTGGTTGTTTTCCAGTTTGTGATCTCAACCTTCCTCATCGTCGCCGCATTAACTGTGTATTCTCAACTAAATTTCATGCAGGAAAAGGACCTTGGTTTTAGTGACGATCAAGTCATTATTACCGGTGCTGAAAACTATCAGGCCTTTAAAGGAGAACTCGAAAAAACACCCGGTGTACAAAAAGTTTCTGCTGCACAAAGTGTCCCCGGACAACGGTTCCCATATTACCCCATTCGTACTTCAGATATGGCTCCAGACTCTCTGCCCACCATGCGAACATTGCGTGTTAACCCCGGTTTCATTGAGACCCTCGGAATGGAAATGGCTATGGGCAGAAGCTTTGATGAGCAAATCCCAACAGACGCAACCCAGGCATTTGTGATCAATCAAGCTGCTGTAAATTATTTAGGATGGGATGCCCCCATTGGAAAAGAACTCTTTTGGTATGATTTTAGTGAAGATGGATCTTCATTTGAGGCCGCCAAACAAGGGGAAGTAATAGGTGTGGTCGATGATTTCAATTATGCTTCACTGCACAACCCCGTTGAACCTCTTATTATGCATGTTAGCCGTGATATAAATATGACGGTAATAAAATTACATACTGAGAATACCGGTGAGACTATCGCTGCGATCAAGGAGACCTGGAATAGTGTATCACCCGGAAGTTATTTTTGGCACTATTTCCTCGATGATGAACTGGACAGTCAATATGGAGCCGAACAGAAACTGGGGCAAGTATTTGGCGGACTAACTCTGCTTGCACTGTTCATAGCTTGTCTTGGTTTGTTTGGGCTAACCGCCTTTTCCACTCAACAGAGAACCAAAGAAATTGGAATCCGCAAGGTGATGGGTGCCGGCATACAGCAGATCATTCTTCTGCTAAATACCGAGGTTGTCAAAATGGTTACTTTATCGTTGATCATTGCCATCCCGATCGCCTGGTATGCCATGAATCAATGGCTGGCGGATTTCGCATATAGAATTGAAATTGGACCCGGCATCTTTGCCCTGGCAGGTGGCGTTGCATTGGTGATTGCTTTATTTACCGTTAGCTGGCAATCCGTTAAAGCAGCAGTAGCGAATCCTGTAGACAGTTTAAGAAGTGAATAA